A DNA window from Halanaerobiaceae bacterium ANBcell28 contains the following coding sequences:
- the recO gene encoding DNA repair protein RecO, which yields MAVINTEGIVIKQFDLGEADKIITFYTKDYGIIRAVAKGVRKGKNRLSGIVLPFSYNNITVYQGRSSLGRINHLNNIYTFTKLREDLTKMAYASFMAEIVDKVGLESDPNQILFSLLLASFHKILIKESEEIKYVELAFKILILSILGYKPEIKQCVSCKNEILKISTKKYIFDIKYGGLLCNNCTRSEYTYNENRDSISEGSLQIIETILEYGIKSLDKIIISKRQYEELDRIINKFLFYHLDLKLKSLDFLNMIKDLG from the coding sequence ATGGCAGTTATAAATACCGAAGGCATTGTTATTAAACAATTCGACTTGGGAGAGGCAGATAAAATTATTACCTTCTATACGAAAGATTATGGGATAATTCGAGCTGTAGCTAAAGGAGTACGTAAAGGTAAAAATAGATTATCTGGTATTGTATTACCTTTTTCCTATAATAATATTACTGTATATCAAGGTAGATCATCACTTGGGCGTATAAATCACTTGAATAATATATATACTTTTACTAAGTTAAGGGAAGATTTAACTAAGATGGCATATGCGTCTTTTATGGCTGAAATAGTAGATAAAGTGGGTCTGGAAAGCGATCCTAACCAGATCCTCTTTTCTCTTTTATTAGCTAGTTTTCATAAAATATTAATAAAAGAATCAGAAGAAATTAAATATGTTGAATTAGCATTTAAAATACTTATATTATCTATATTAGGTTATAAGCCTGAGATTAAGCAATGTGTGTCCTGTAAAAATGAAATTTTAAAAATAAGTACAAAAAAATATATATTTGACATAAAATATGGTGGTTTATTATGCAATAATTGTACTAGAAGCGAATATACTTATAATGAGAATAGAGATTCTATATCAGAAGGTTCACTTCAAATTATTGAAACAATTTTAGAATATGGAATAAAATCTTTAGATAAGATTATTATTTCAAAAAGACAGTATGAAGAACTTGATCGAATTATTAATAAATTCCTGTTTTATCATCTTGATCTTAAGTTAAAATCTTTAGATTTTTTGAATATGATTAAGGATTTAGGATAA
- a CDS encoding DUF4342 domain-containing protein, with protein MDNLEKIDMIKGRLGVSYEEAFKSLEECNGDVVQALIKLEKDVEVDTESSAAKEKSMDYIHVKGQEIIKKIKEIIKEGNVNKVIVKSDEKTLVEIPVTAGVAGLVLFPYVTLLAGAAAMYKDYTLEIEKKDKNSTEEL; from the coding sequence ATGGATAATTTAGAAAAAATCGATATGATAAAAGGACGATTAGGTGTTAGTTATGAAGAAGCTTTTAAATCATTAGAAGAATGTAATGGTGATGTAGTTCAAGCTTTGATAAAGCTAGAAAAAGATGTGGAAGTTGATACAGAATCTAGTGCTGCAAAAGAAAAAAGTATGGATTATATACATGTTAAAGGACAAGAAATAATAAAGAAAATTAAAGAAATAATTAAAGAAGGTAATGTTAATAAAGTAATCGTTAAAAGTGATGAAAAGACTCTTGTTGAAATACCTGTAACAGCAGGTGTAGCTGGCTTGGTATTATTCCCATATGTAACTTTATTAGCAGGGGCTGCAGCAATGTATAAAGATTATACATTGGAGATTGAAAAAAAAGATAAAAATAGTACAGAAGAGTTATAA
- a CDS encoding deoxyguanosinetriphosphate triphosphohydrolase has protein sequence MLKRTDIEKREKNILSSYACLSKNSKGRKKTEEECDLRTIFQHDRDKIIHSKAFRRLKHKTQVFIIPRGDHYRTRLTHTLEVSQIARTIARSLALNEDLTEAIALGHDLGHTPFGHAGEEALNQLSNRHFVHNNHSLRVVDIIEDLNLSYEVRDGILNHTGNDMPYTLEGQIVKVADRIAYINHDIDDALRGEIIKEEDIPNEITSILGKTSSIRINTMIRDVINCSNNKNEIKRKAEIKKASNDLRNFLFERVYVGSIAKKEEDKAMRMIKELYYHYIKNPSEISLVNNEMNDKEQLVIDYIAGMTDRYAINRWKELFLPSPWIE, from the coding sequence TTGTTAAAACGAACTGATATTGAAAAAAGAGAAAAAAATATTCTATCTTCCTATGCTTGTTTAAGTAAAAATAGTAAGGGTAGAAAGAAAACAGAAGAAGAATGTGATTTAAGAACGATTTTTCAACATGATAGAGATAAGATAATCCATTCCAAGGCGTTTAGGAGATTAAAACATAAAACCCAGGTTTTTATTATTCCTAGAGGTGATCATTATCGAACTCGATTAACACATACTTTAGAAGTATCTCAAATTGCTAGAACTATTGCCCGATCACTGGCTTTAAATGAAGATCTTACAGAGGCAATTGCCTTAGGCCATGACCTAGGTCATACCCCGTTTGGACATGCAGGAGAAGAGGCATTAAATCAGCTTAGTAATAGGCATTTTGTTCATAATAATCACAGTTTACGAGTAGTTGATATTATTGAAGATTTAAACCTCTCCTATGAAGTTCGTGATGGTATTCTTAATCATACAGGTAATGATATGCCATATACATTAGAAGGTCAAATTGTAAAAGTAGCTGATAGAATTGCTTATATTAATCACGACATAGATGATGCATTACGAGGAGAAATTATAAAAGAAGAAGATATTCCAAATGAAATTACAAGTATTTTAGGCAAAACTAGTTCTATAAGAATCAACACAATGATTAGAGATGTTATTAATTGCAGTAATAATAAAAATGAAATCAAACGAAAAGCAGAAATCAAAAAGGCAAGTAATGATTTAAGAAATTTCTTATTTGAAAGGGTTTATGTAGGTTCTATAGCTAAAAAAGAAGAAGATAAAGCAATGAGAATGATAAAAGAATTGTATTATCACTATATAAAAAATCCATCTGAAATAAGTTTAGTTAATAATGAAATGAACGATAAAGAACAGTTGGTAATTGACTATATAGCAGGAATGACAGACCGTTATGCAATAAATAGGTGGAAGGAGTTATTTCTACCTTCACCGTGGATAGAATAA
- the dnaG gene encoding DNA primase, with the protein MSGINTNFVEKIKYSSDIVDLVLDYVELKKIGSNYKGLCPFHQENTPSFNVSAEKQLFHCFGCGTGGDIISFLMEIENISFNEAIKVLAERNGIELPDSNNNYNKKRQEEKEVIFKINKLAAKFFNYILLNTKTGNLAISYLKERGFTKEDCKKYFLGYAPDNWQALYNFLRGKGYNADLLIKAGLVSRGKNNNCYDRFRDRIIFPIFNIRNEVIAFGGRIIKQEKSAPKYLNSPDTPVFKKGDNLYGLNWSKDIIRKENQVIIMEGYTDILTAHKNKLQHVIASLGTAFTDKQARLLKRYTSNVYISYDADAAGNKATLRGLDILNEEGLNVKVVCLPENTDPDEYIKEEGVKSFKTLLENALNLVEFKIEENLKEYDLRKVEEKVAFTRNLIKILAMIKDNVKRDIHIQNASQRYNIESETIKKGIRAYLNVNHSKKKDKNYNNRYTKKDNTINKNLNLEVSLLKLYLDNPEKRKKLEKYLKEEFFSGKYKQLIQIYKKYSNLSPVEIIDKVEDEKVKKLILSLTLIDENKYDNSETLLDNFIKSKKRNLFMKLQDYNKIKLENLNELLLSFISLAER; encoded by the coding sequence TTGTCAGGAATAAATACGAATTTTGTTGAAAAAATAAAATACTCGAGTGATATAGTGGATTTAGTTTTGGATTATGTAGAGTTAAAAAAAATTGGAAGTAATTATAAAGGTTTATGTCCATTTCATCAAGAAAATACTCCTTCCTTTAATGTTAGTGCAGAAAAACAACTTTTCCATTGTTTTGGCTGTGGAACAGGTGGCGATATAATAAGTTTTTTGATGGAAATTGAGAATATTTCCTTTAACGAAGCTATAAAAGTATTAGCAGAAAGAAATGGTATTGAACTTCCAGATAGCAATAATAATTACAATAAAAAACGACAAGAAGAGAAAGAAGTAATATTTAAGATAAATAAATTGGCAGCGAAGTTTTTTAATTATATTTTACTTAATACTAAAACAGGAAATTTAGCTATTTCATATTTAAAAGAACGAGGATTTACAAAAGAAGACTGCAAAAAGTATTTTTTGGGTTATGCACCCGATAATTGGCAAGCTCTATATAATTTTTTAAGAGGAAAGGGATATAATGCAGACTTACTTATTAAAGCAGGTTTGGTGTCAAGAGGGAAGAATAACAACTGTTATGATCGTTTTCGTGATAGAATTATATTTCCTATATTTAATATAAGAAATGAAGTAATTGCTTTTGGAGGTAGAATTATAAAACAAGAAAAGTCTGCACCAAAGTATTTAAATTCGCCAGATACTCCTGTTTTTAAAAAAGGGGATAATTTATATGGATTGAATTGGTCTAAAGATATTATTAGAAAGGAAAACCAAGTGATTATAATGGAAGGATATACTGATATCCTTACTGCACATAAAAACAAGCTGCAGCATGTGATTGCTTCTCTGGGAACAGCTTTTACTGATAAACAAGCTCGATTACTTAAACGTTACACCTCTAATGTATATATATCATACGATGCTGATGCAGCAGGTAATAAAGCAACTTTGCGAGGACTAGATATTTTAAATGAAGAGGGTTTGAATGTTAAAGTAGTTTGCTTGCCTGAGAATACTGATCCTGATGAATATATCAAAGAGGAGGGTGTTAAAAGTTTTAAAACGCTATTAGAAAATGCTCTTAATTTAGTTGAATTTAAAATAGAAGAAAATCTAAAAGAATATGATTTAAGAAAAGTTGAAGAAAAAGTAGCTTTTACTAGGAATCTAATTAAGATATTAGCTATGATAAAAGATAATGTAAAAAGAGATATTCATATACAAAATGCCTCTCAAAGGTATAATATTGAATCCGAAACCATAAAAAAAGGTATAAGAGCTTATTTAAATGTTAATCATAGTAAGAAAAAGGATAAAAATTATAATAACAGATATACTAAAAAAGATAATACTATAAATAAAAATTTAAACTTAGAAGTAAGTCTTCTTAAATTATATTTAGATAATCCTGAGAAGAGGAAAAAGTTAGAGAAATATTTGAAAGAAGAATTCTTTTCAGGAAAGTATAAACAATTAATTCAAATATATAAAAAGTATTCAAACTTGAGTCCGGTAGAAATAATAGATAAAGTAGAAGATGAAAAAGTTAAAAAATTAATATTATCATTGACACTTATAGATGAAAATAAATATGATAATTCTGAGACTTTATTAGATAATTTTATAAAAAGCAAAAAAAGGAATTTATTTATGAAATTACAAGACTATAATAAAATTAAATTAGAGAATTTAAATGAGTTATTATTGTCATTTATTTCTTTAGCTGAAAGATGA
- the rpoD gene encoding RNA polymerase sigma factor RpoD, with translation MVKNKEKNPAIIAEVKKLIQKGKEEGVLTYEEIMDALEEIELDSDDIERIYELFNEMNIEIKDEKESDEEDDSDSEEDLDISIPDGVGIDDPVRMYLKEIGKVPLLTAEEEVDLAKRMEEGEEAAKRKLIEANLRLVVSIAKKYVGRGMLFLDLIQEGNMGLIKAVEKFDYTKGYKFSTYATWWIRQAITRSIADQARTIRIPVHMVETINKLIRVSRQLLQEIGREPTPEEIGEEMDMSAEKVREIMKIAQEPVSLETPIGEEEDSHLGDFIEDEDAPAPATAASFILLKEQLDDVLDTLTEREKRVLELRFGIEDGRPRTLEEVGKEFGVTRERIRQIEAKALRKLRHPSRSKKLKDYLD, from the coding sequence ATGGTTAAAAATAAGGAAAAAAATCCAGCAATAATTGCAGAAGTGAAAAAATTAATTCAAAAAGGTAAAGAAGAAGGTGTTTTAACATATGAGGAAATTATGGATGCGCTGGAAGAAATTGAGCTGGATTCAGATGATATAGAGCGTATATATGAACTCTTTAATGAGATGAATATAGAGATTAAAGATGAAAAAGAAAGTGATGAAGAAGATGATAGCGATAGTGAAGAAGATTTAGATATAAGTATTCCTGATGGTGTAGGAATTGATGATCCGGTACGTATGTATTTAAAAGAAATTGGGAAAGTGCCATTATTAACAGCTGAAGAAGAGGTGGATTTAGCGAAAAGGATGGAAGAAGGGGAAGAAGCTGCTAAAAGGAAATTGATTGAAGCTAATTTGCGCCTTGTAGTTAGTATCGCAAAAAAATATGTGGGAAGAGGTATGCTCTTTCTGGACTTGATACAAGAGGGTAATATGGGATTAATAAAGGCTGTTGAAAAGTTTGATTATACCAAGGGGTATAAATTTAGTACATATGCTACTTGGTGGATTCGTCAAGCCATTACAAGATCAATAGCAGATCAAGCAAGGACTATACGTATTCCTGTTCATATGGTTGAAACGATAAATAAATTGATCAGAGTCTCTAGACAATTACTTCAAGAAATTGGTAGAGAGCCAACACCTGAGGAAATCGGCGAAGAAATGGATATGTCAGCTGAAAAAGTTCGAGAAATAATGAAAATTGCTCAAGAACCTGTATCTCTTGAGACGCCGATTGGAGAAGAAGAAGATAGTCATTTAGGTGATTTTATAGAAGATGAGGATGCTCCAGCACCAGCTACTGCAGCTTCATTTATCTTATTAAAAGAGCAATTAGATGATGTGTTAGATACTTTAACTGAACGCGAGAAAAGAGTTTTGGAATTAAGATTTGGCATAGAAGATGGCCGCCCACGCACTCTAGAAGAAGTTGGTAAAGAGTTTGGTGTTACTCGTGAGAGAATAAGACAAATTGAAGCTAAGGCCCTACGAAAATTAAGGCATCCAAGTAGAAGTAAAAAGTTAAAAGATTATCTTGATTGA